The Oreochromis aureus strain Israel breed Guangdong linkage group 15, ZZ_aureus, whole genome shotgun sequence genome contains the following window.
agtgtttattttttccttacGACCAGAAAAGTTGCTGTGTGTCTTGTAcaattctttgtttctttaaagcTCCCTGATTAAAGATCGGAGTCATAATATATCTAAAGTAAAATGATATACAGGTATGCAGTGAAATGTCAGAGCTCAGTACAAACAAGAGAGGTTTAATAATAGTGATGAGATAACAGGAAGGGGAAGTGACAATAGTACATGCAGCTTTTACTGCTACTGATTTATCACTGCTCTGCTCAATAGAGTTCCAGTCTTCACTTCAGAAACCACTCTTGTCTTTCACAAGTCTTTTTTCACCCAGCTGGTTAGTTATTTGAGTTTATTTAATCAAGGACAGCACATAAAACAATGTTACATAATAAAACAATGCAACCGTTGTTTTGTACAGAGGTTTTCTAGCCAAAAGCTAGTGTCATACCAGTCGCCTCGCTCCCAACATCGCCACTGACTGCTCTCAAAAGTGCCAGCCATGCTCCAGAGTCAGCTGGTGTTTGCATAGTTTCAGTGTTACAGCCTGCCTCCTACATCAGCCTGCTACAGTATCAAAGTCACAGCTGATCTTTGCCTCTCTAGCTCCTAAGCTCCTGTTTGGCTCAGCCTCCCAAGCTTCTGATCCAGAGTCATGACAGGACACACCCTTTCCAGTGACAGCAACTGAACCAGAGCTAGCCTCAGCCATCTGATTCCCAACCTGTGACTACCTGCCCATGCTCTTCTTCAGTACCATTGCTCTGACTCTTGAAGGGTTTTGCCTCTTCTGTTGGCTTCCTATCTGAAGCACTCTGCTTCGACTGTCTCACTAAGTAGTTCTTTTACTCTCCTCAGCTCAGATTTTGTTATATTGTGAGTCACGTGTTTATTTATTAGTAAGCTAAAACATCAGTATAGATTAAACTAAGTCATATATGTTATACTTTCTGGTTTTATATGCAGCTAGTTAGGTGTTCATTTGTGCTATAGCAGCTTAATGGAATGTGAAACAGCAGAGATGTTTTGGTGGGATTTTtgacattatattttatttttctacaaaaaaCATCTTAATTAGTAGATGCTAAACTTACAAGAAAGCAAATTTAAAATACAGTTGGAGTAATAATTGATATTATATCATAGACACAATTAGATCAGTTAATCCAATTGGACATAAACAAGTAAGTTTTTGTTACATTTCCAAAACAAGGTAACATTATTAAAAAGGCAAAGAGACATAAAATATTGACTTTGCTTACAGTACATGAGCACACAGTATAAAACGTTAACCTCAACTTCTAGAGGGAGTGTCAGTGGTTTCTTTGTTTCACTACCTCGAAAGCTGATACTGTTTGTACTGATGATTGTACATTAAGAAGACATTTTTTCACAATTGTTTACCAAAGAGATCATTATCATTGACATATGATAGATATTAACAGCTGAATACaaagcattttaattttaaacatttaccTGTCCTGTTATAACTTAACTCTATGGAAGAGGATCCCCTGGGGAAAAAAcaagtggggacatttttttctcagaaattttaaaaaagacatcCCCACTTTTTCCAGTGTCCCAAATCCTCTCCTGTACAACTCAACTTAAATAAAAGGTGGGAAACTTTAGCCAGTGTGTCAATCGCATGTGTCGTCTTATCAAATGCaggtcatttttttctttcttttttttttagttaaagaaaaatttaaaaatgtttttcacataTTTATCATATAATGCAAACAATCGATCAGAAAAAAGAATGTAACCTTCAGGCTGGaacttgtttcttttgtttgttgacAGTGGAATAGAGGTCGCTGGGATCAGTGGAAACGCCATCAGAAGAGAAAGGAAACTTCAGAGTGCTGTAAGTCACAGtgtcatcttcatcatcattatGATTACAGACCTGGAATGAAATATGATGGAGCACAATTAGCTTTTTTCTGACCTGTGACAGAAGTTTAAAATTCACGATCTTAATGTTAATATATTCTTTTGAAAACCTTACCTTGGCTTTACACTTGGACCTCCTGATAAAACTGACAGAGACATAGGAGACATCTTCATCATCAGCCTGAATAGTGAAGACAACATATAGACTGCTCACTAATGCATATGCAGAGTCAGTTTGACATCTATCGGTcctttttggggttttcttgTCCTATTTGTCTTTCATCCATTCTTATAAAggataaaaatacatttcaaagaaTAAATGCAATAGCTGTGAGAATAATGTCTGTTCACTTTGTTCTGCTGGACTAAGTCATATCAGGGTTTACACTCAGTCTCTCAAATGAGTGCAAGCAGTTGTCATTTTTGGGACTTCAAATAATGGAGTTTTCTAAAAGTAGCTACATACATTTTTTTGGCAGCTGCGTTCACCCGCCACCTTAGTCGCTTCTTCCACCTGTGTTTTGCTTcctaaaaaaagatgaaaataaaagataaaaggaAACAAACTTGAGTTTAGAATTTCAAATCCAAGGTTCTCAATTATACTTTAAACTAtagctgtaattttttttccctcaccaTTTGATTTTTTCCATGTGGTGATGACTATAGCAAGTATTAGTACCACAATTCCCACAAGAACAACGATAAACCATTTCCAAATTTCtggaaagaaaaattaaaaccacAATCACTGGTAATGTTGAGCTTTGGATGTTGTGAGCAATAAAAAGCTTTATGATGGAGCCACAGCTCGAGTCTACAGTCTACAATTTAGACCTTAGGCTTAAAACGGTGTGGGCAATCCATTCTGTACctgtatatttttttccagttgTTCCAGCTGTTGTTGTAGGTTCGCTTGATGGTGATATAGtagttgtatttgttgttgttgatgttgtggGTTTTGGTGTTGTTGTGTTGTCACCTTAAATAAcaagaaatgtatttaaaaaaataaataccttTTAGTTCAGCTTTTATTCTTGCCCAAATGTTGACTGTAACAACAGACAGTCGCTACCTGATGAAGTCCTTTCTGTTCCACTTGCTGATGTAGGTTCAATAGTAGTTGTATTTTCTGATTGTGTTGTTACCGGTTGTGTTGCTGTTATATTGTTGcctgaaataatttaaaaaatgcagaaaattaaagaaatacatGCAGCAAATTTTCCAACATAAAATATTACCGTTGCAGAGGTTTGTTCCCCAGCTCAGCTGCAGGTGAAGAGTGGGGCAGTGAGCTCAAGGGAGCAGTGCCAAGAGGCTGGAGGGACAGGTAGCGCTAATTTAACTAATGAGGTTTCTCCCTTTATATATAGTGAAGCCGGAGACCTGAGAGAGGAGACAACTGACTGGGAAGTTGTTGAACTGTGAACAGAAACGTCCAGCATATGTGTGTGGTGCCTTAATAAACACTCCCCAAGTATACAAACATACCAGTGTGTCAGCCTATGATTACAATTACATATTAATGTTGCAGCAACAGTAGCCAAAAGGTGGTACATTATTTAACTGGCAAAttattactttatatttttaagatggggaaaaaaagattttcaataACCAAAAATTCATATTGTAACTCAAATACGTTGAGTAATTATATACATCAGTTTGAGGTAGTTCATCATAATTTCTCTGTTACTTCAGCTCTAACGTGTAAACACTGTGTGGCGATAAGTATAAGGACATTGAAAAGATGGTGCAGAAAGCTGCAACCTGTAAGACGGAAAACCCACACAAATGTGGAAGAgtggatttgtacaaaatgaaacagATGGGAGTGGATAGATGCAAGGCTATCAGTGGTTACAGACTCGTTCAATAAAGTATTTATGTTGCATCACAAGACAGCTGATCAGTTTGTTTCACTAACTCATCTCAACAAGGCTTTTTGCAGAGAGTATAGTGTCCGTGGCAGTTTGTCTAGAAAGAACAACTGTAATCTCtactttctgacttttttctcaaaagATAGAAAATCGATTATATTGCTTAAATCTGGAAATTCCGaatttattctcaaaatgatcaataatatttttttccttaatgTGGCCATAATACTCCTTCATAGGTAAAGTCATATTACTTAATGAAATCACATGTTAATgcaatatttgtattttaatatgtgTCCTTACCTCTACACTGAAATATTAGTAGAGAGAATAAAAACACTTCAATCCATCTGAATGGGACCATGGTGCTTCTTCTGTTCTCATGCACACTAATGACACTGCTTCTAAAGATTTGACTTGTTAAAGATAAATACTTGTGCTGTGTGGGGTTTGTGAGGTGTCACTTCCTGCTACTGACTTCATTCTCCTCTGGCACATCTGCCTTCATCTTGGCCAAcaatagattacaggaagtcaAATGTGTGAAGATTGTCAGTTGAGATAAGTTTAATGAGAAATGCAGCtctcttttatttctcttcatacaaacaaacaaaaaacacaaccagGTTTCAGTGTGATGTTTGAGAATGCACATTAACTGACATAAAGACTTCTGCCACCTAAATTTGACTCCTAATACCATTGATGCAAAACAATGATGCCGTCAGAACAAGTCTTAGTAGTCTGAGACCTCTTTAGAAATCTGATGTCATTTTCTCTGTGTACCAAAATAGGTGTTTTGTTGAGAATGTGGTTGCAAGAGCAGCTGAAGTTTGCAGGTTTATTGAGATAAACATCATGATAAAATGACCATTTTCCCATCATATTatgtctgtttattttgttgtgaaaGTAGACTTTTACAAAAATTCTTTCttcaagacaaaataaaaatcagcaaGCAAATAAGGTCAAATGCAAGTTAAATACCAGGAGACAGAGCAGGCGGACAGATCTGGGGTTTCAGAAGTTCAGGGCATTTGAAGGGTTTTATgttgcaatataaagcactttgaggcgactgttgttgtgatttggtgccatataaataaaactgaattgcacTGAATTGACCTGGAGGGGGGCAGGCAGAGCAGAAGAACACTTCAGGGGGCCAACTTGAATGCGGGGAAAGTTAGGGATTTTGTTCAGGGGACCAAAGCTtgagcaggaaaaaaatgtctttacaaTAAAGAcagtttaataaaataaaaaaagttctCTACacaccagaggcctgggagctttaAGGGGTGTTTACCTCTGACATAAATTAGTCACTATGAGGTGTCACTTCCTGATAGTGACTTTAGTCTCTTCTTTTAGAGCTCTCCCTCCACCTTCACCTTCTTGATTAGAGGATGTCgtggtggcagatttcttttctcatttattaatcacatatttaatcatatcacattagttatagtaatatcactttctCTCTTTACTATAGTAAGAGCACTCCTTTCACTAGTTTGCATGCATGTGGAATGTTCACACATTGAGGCCATTGTAATGGGACACGTTAAACAGATAGTGAGACTCCTTCTGcttatcagggatgtaaatccttaggtgacggccaagcagaaaacaaggtcataattctctctgtgaggGAGAAGGTATGACAGTGGAGGAGCTTCTAAGAGTACAATATCCAGTGATTATACACTTGCTTTTTATTGTGGAATGCAGATTTTACCTTTTCCCACCAGAGGGCAGAATTTGTCTGTTTCCCACCGTACTGAGTTACAGGGCTGTTGCTCTTCCTCTTGGCCAGAAGATGCCAAGCTCCCTCGGCCACCTGGGGAGAGATTAAACAAAGTGATTCTACCATGAACATTTTGCTACTTAAAATtcgcaaaaaacaaaacaagaagtaAGTCAACTTTATGAAAGTTTTTCATTCTTCTTTTCCACGTTTCAAATTTTAATGTTCTCACCTTTATTCTTTAGTACATAGTGACTGTAACAGATATTAAAGGCACTGTGAAAGCTACAGATACAAAGATTCATCTCAACAAGTATGGAAAATCTTTAAAATAGATTTCAAAAAATAATCATTATAATAGTTTtatctttttgttcttttcaaaaaaaaaaattctgatttCCAAAAAGATAAACACAGTAAGTGTGGTATGTTTAAGAGTGAGTTCACTACTTTGTTGTTCAGCTAGATTGTAGATGTTTTTCTTGTCATGCTCTTTATTCTTATCAGTGTTGTCTATATGTCTAGTTGTctaattctttattttttagataAGGTTTCATCCCTTAAGCTTTCCTCTTCGTCTGCCTCTTATCCTGTCTTCCCTCTGAGTGTAATTCAACTTTTCATCAATTTGAGCCCGTGTTACTTTCGACTCTGAAGCAGCTGGTTGATCAACTGAAAAACACCAATGCTGTGTTTTATATTCTCTCATTACGCATTGTTAAGGGCTGCTTTGATGTAATTGGACCGAGCATTCTATTCTTAATGAATTTTTCTCTACTCTCTGGATCTGTCCCACTGGCCTTTAAGCATGCTGTAGTCCAGcctattctgaaaaaaaaagaatcttgaTTGTTATGATCTTTTGAACTATAGACCAATCTCTAAGCTTCCGTTTCTGTCCAAGATCCTGGAGCGAGTTCTTTCTCAGCTTCAGGCGTATTTAGACGCGAACAACATTATTCCAGTCTGCCTTTAAGCCACGGCACAGCACTGAAACGGCCTTGCTTAGAGTTCTCAATGACCTTCTTGTAAGCACTGATTCTGGACGCTCTGTGGTCCTGGTTTTATTGGacctttcctcttcttttgatATGGTGGATCCTGTGGCTCAAGGATCTGTATTAGGCCCTATTCTCTTCTCACTATATCTGCTCCCTCTTGGAGCAATTTTTGAGAAGTATAATATTGCCTTTCAttgctatgctgatgatataCAGATTTATTTTGAGATTACTGACGATTTTGCTATGTCTTTTCACTATTTTCGTGAATCCATGCGTGAGGTTAAAGACTGGTTCAAGAGTAATTCTCTTGTCCTGAACGAAAAGAAAACGGAGATCGTGGTGTTCGATAGTAAAATCCCCCGCGACCAATTGTGTGCTGCTCTGATGCCCTTTGCTAGCTCCCCTTCTGATTATGCCAGTAATTTAGGCATATTACTGGATAGCTCGTTTAAATTTGACAAGCAAGTGTCTGCCGTAGTGAGGTCTAGTTTTAATCAGCTGCGCCTCATTTCTAAGGCTAAGCGTTATATTCCGCACAATGACCTGGAAAAACTTATTCATGCATTCGTGACTTCCAGGTTGGACTACTGCAACTCTCTTTACATTGGCCTTTCCTCCTCCCTTCTCCTTAGATTGCAGACTGTCCAGAATGCGGCGGCACGCCTTTTGACAGGTAGCAGGAAATTTTCTTCCATCACTCCTGTTCTTGCTGGCTTGCACTGGCTGCCAGTTTAATACcgtattcaatttaaaatactACTTTTCACTACAAAGTTATCAATAATTTGGCGCCAAGCTACCTCAATGAGCTTCTTAGGTTACACACTTCTGTCAGAGCACTTAGATCTGCTACCCAACTTCTTCTGGAGCAACCTCGTTCTCGGCTGAAGTCTCGCGGCGACCGTGCGTTTGCTGTAGCTGCCCCGGTCTTATGGAACAATCTTCCTGTTGCTATCCGGGCATCTGACTCTATGCCACTGTTTAAATCACGGCTGaagacttatttatttaatcttgcTTTTCCACCTAGTTAATATTTGGTGTGTGTTGGTACATTTTTATCCGTTATGCATGTTAACTACTTTTATGTATTATGATTGTAAAGGTTTTATAATTGATACGTGCCAGGtcctttctcttttccctcccatctcctttttactattttattttttgtcaagcACCTTGGTATACCCTTGGTTTTTTAGGCttcgttcacactgcaggcaaaagcgcatcaaatccgacttttttgaccctatgtgacccatatccgatcttggtatgacagtgtgaacagcacaaatccgatattttcaaatccgacctgGGTCACTTTGGTATGTGGTACtaaatccgatacatatctgatgttttagaaagcgactgctgtttgaacggtcatgtcgcattaaatctgtCTTTTACGTCACTAACAGAAGACAgatgccaattatcagcgccggagaagcgcccaagaagacatcgcgaacgcttcctggccatccagtgaaactgttgggaagacagtgttggagaaatgtgaacattttatttgtattgtgtaaaatgcagtttctgacagaaatctgcaactatcctttgaagcaccgctcctctctaaaacagcaataaggataattattaggccatatgtaaataacaaaataactttataacttaaagcagaattgggaaacgtaaagtccgaaacaaatctttatattaagggccatcagtcaaacaatactgtttggtctgggtctaaacagagcgtgtTGTGTGTGACGACTTCTtctgcgcatgcgggccgctttgagggttcacactagagcgcgtttgctgtcacattttatttgtagtgtgaacaagcagacaaaaaaaaaatcagatttgatcaaaaaatcggaattgagcattaagacctgcagtgtgaacgtagcctcagtgtgctttataaataaagtttattattatcattattattattattatgtttcttATCAATGCTGTTGTCAGTCTCCCACCTGGAACAAACCAAACTGTGAGGCGATACTCTGCTTTACAGTGTCAAAAACCTGTGACAAAAGTTACTGAGTTAATTATTGTTACTGCCAGGGTCCATTGGTCATTGATCATGGGTTTTGAGTTTTAGATCATGACTTATCTGAATTagtcctttttgtcttttgagtATAGTATCATTTCCTAGCACCTATGAGTGTTTTGTTATCTATGTTTCTAGTTTTTAGGTCTTCAGTAAATGGTTTTAGTTCCACTCCTCTGTAGTCTCATCTCTGTGTGAACTTAGTCTTCTTGTTTCCACGTTTGAATATCTATGGTCTGCATCTAGTGTTCAAGTTTGTGTCAAGTTCATGTTGTGTCAAGATCTTGGTCTCAGGTATGTTACTGTTTTCTTTTGCTAATCTTTGTCTTGTATGTGTTTTGTTCAGTTTTGCCTCCCCCTGTGTAATCAGTTAGGTTCTGTTCACCTGtgtcttcattttaattttctctctGCCCCAATCTCCCCCTCTTAGTCTTAATAGTGCTGTCTTCCCTCGTGTTGTTCTCAGAgcttactgtttgtttgtttttttttaactttatgtgCTCCTGTTTGAGTTCTTGCTCTCTGTAGTGCTGTAGTGTCATGTTTTGCCtcttggcttttttttctccagtatTTATTAAATTCATTGAAATAATATGGTTATTTCATCAAAATTCAACTGAGTAAAATGAATATTGTAAATTTATGTTTAATCACTTCAACTTTGTATTTGTGTCATTGTTAGGTTAACAGTTACAAATGTGTGATTAGTGAAAGAACAGAGGTTGTGTTTATTAGAGTACATTCTGGAGTTTAACTGTGTACatgaacagacacacaaaagagTCAAACTCCTCAGCAGTTTGACTTCTCACAATGCAACACAGTGACGATGATGAACAGTTAAACACATAATAACAAATGGTTAACACATTAATCAGTATGTTTCTGGCACTGTAAAATGATttgtaataacatttttttttttggtttgcagCAAGTCAATCCCTCGCCTCAACAAGGAAGAGATGGCTAAACCATAGGGAGACCCAACAAAGCATCATCatcgtttatttatatagcactttaaaaacacacaaggctgaccaaagtgctgaacaataaaacataatagataccataagaataataaatacaataaaataataaacatagcgaaaacaataaaatgtaagTAAATACAAGTCAGTCAACCACTGAGTCAAAAGCCAGTAAATAAAAATGCGTTTTcaatctggatttaaaaaccATCACTGATGTCGATTGCCTAATGTGAAGAGGAAGATTATTCCAAAGCTTAGGAGCCACAATAGAGAACGCTCGGTCTCCTCTCAGTTTCAACCGTGATTTGGGGACTGAGAGCAACAACTGCTCAGCTGACCGGAGCGAACGAGTGGGGACATAGggcttcagcaaatcagacatatatgcaggtgccagaccatttaaagatttaaaaaccaataaaagaactttaaaatgaatcctaaatTCAATTGGAAGCCAGTGCAGGGAGGCCAGGACCGGAGTAATGTGCTCAAATTTCCTTTTACCAGGTAAAAACCGTGCCGCAGCATTCTGTACTAGTTGCAGGTGTGTCAGAGCGCCCAGTCCAacccctattaaaagggagttacAATAATCCAAGCGTGAGATTATAAAAGCATGGATAACAGTCTCCAAGTCACGTCTTGAAAGAAAAGGTTTAACCTTCGACAGACGCCTGAGGTGATAGAATGACGATTTCACCACCCCATTCACGTGGCCATCAAAGGTAAGTGCAGAGTCGATTTTTAACCCAAGATTGGTAATCGAGCTCTTCAGgtgaggggtcagagcagcaagGTCAACATCAGGCATATCAGAGGAACGATTCGGGCCAAACAGAATTGCTTCCGTTTTacgttcattaaaatttaaaaagttttgagCCATCCATGACTTAACATCACTAAGGCAATCAAGCAGGAGTCTAATTGGGGAGCTATCAGAATGACTGAAAGGAAAATAGAGCTGGCAATCATCAGCATATAGATGAAATGAAACATTGTGTTTACGAAAGATCGCACCCAGTGGCAGGAGATACAATGAAAACAGTAATGGCCCAAGAATAGATCCCTGTGGTACACCCCATGACAGAGGGGCCACAGAGGACGATAACGAGCCCAACTTAACACAGAAGCTCCTGTTTGAGAGATATGATTTTATCCACAGGAGTGCCAAGCCAGAAATGCCCACACAATGCTGTAATCGAGAGATCAGCAGGTCGTGATCTACTGTGTCAAATGCAGCAGTCATATCTAGTAGTATAAGCACTACATGTTTACCACAGTCTGTCGCTACAAGAATATCGTTCATAACCTTTATGAGAGCTGTCTCTGTGCTATGAAACGGCCTAAAGCCCGACTGAAAAATTTCAAACATTTGACAGTTGTTTAGATAATCcatcagctgagtgtgaacaaaGCAGTGAAATTAACCGTTGGAGCTGATACAGTGAGAAGTGATTTGCAACTGCTTTGCTCTATCAACGCTAAAGCAGGATGTGTTTTCATTATTCAGtgtagaaaaaaacataattatcCTTCAAAAGTTGCATTAAAGAAAGACTACATAATATAACACTGAGATAACTAAAGACAATTGTGAGGTTGTTACAAATCATTGTTTTACTACTTAATAATAGCACTACCTCCTTTAATTTAGATCTACATCATTGATAACTAAACAATCAGGCAACATtaacaacatttttatttttaaatatgttgaGTGAACATGactggatttatttatttgatttgttgACTGTGGAGGAGACGTTGCGAGGATTAAAACGGGAAGGCTTTCACAGCTGTAGGTCACACTGTCACCTTTATCATCACCACCTAGagcttagaaaaaaaataattctatACTTAATAATActtaaacaataataataacaataacaacaataacaataataacagaaCTCTGGATATTAACATCCTCACTGTAACCCATCACAAAGCTTACTGTGCCTTCTTCTCTGGTGTTCTTGGTGTAGCTGATGGAAGCCAAGGAAATGTCATCTTCAGGTTCAGTCTACATAAGGACGATCACATAATGATTGCTAACACATTAATCCAAACCTTGGTTTAAGTATTAAAGTATTTTGCACATAGAAACAGTTCAGAGAATGTGAGTCTCTGCCGCATTTAAACTTGGTCCCTGCACAAACACAGCTTATAAAATTAAGTGTAGGTATTCTGCAAGAAACTTGAATATATGCATTTCATGAATGGTTGGAGAGTGGTTGTTAGGCATCGCTGGCATCTGCTAATATGAAGCTTTTCATAAAGTGGTATATAgtactgcaccaaaaaccttACAATTGTTTTGGTCACTAGCAGGTGCCTGCTCCCATTAGCAATTTGCATAGAAGACAACAACTGGCAAGCACTTGCAAACTTGCAAGTGGTggtaaaaatgtgaaaagtgCCCACAAA
Protein-coding sequences here:
- the LOC120433327 gene encoding integumentary mucin C.1-like; this encodes MVPFRWIEVFLFSLLIFQCRGNNITATQPVTTQSENTTTIEPTSASGTERTSSGDNTTTPKPTTSTTTNTTTISPSSEPTTTAGTTGKKYTEIWKWFIVVLVGIVVLILAIVITTWKKSNGSKTQVEEATKVAGERSCQKNADDEDVSYVSVSFIRRSKCKAKVCNHNDDEDDTVTYSTLKFPFSSDGVSTDPSDLYSTVNKQKKQVPA